One Romeriopsis navalis LEGE 11480 genomic window carries:
- a CDS encoding N-acetylmuramoyl-L-alanine amidase — MKRHSLAGLGSLVIVMSLSHGAIAHSIPSVAQTTADPLVNPVKKVSQTILKVVYPRPNHKTTAKQIFLIGTAPQGGQVLVNGQPINRSSGGHFAPSLPLQVGVNEFTLQYGTQTLKLKVTREQKTAAVPTGAKFAKDSLQPTVDIARMPGENICLGAITAPKAQVKATIAGQKLQLQPQPTVILPSNKAVLTNQAEAKESFVGQYRGCVQLTKPGETTVEYTTQLKKQRRKAKSNGKVTILNPTQLEVVQVTAENGVSRTGPSTNYSRLTPLPKGTRASVTGSEGKWLRLDYGAWIKRKETKTISQAVPPRSMIRGVVSRRRGDWTELVFPLQTAVPVAVQQHPQELVLSLYNTTAQTDTIKLIDSPTVAYVNWQQATPDRIDYRLQLKHRQQWGYKLRYQGSSLILSLKHPPQRLGNSRQPLKGITILLDAGHGSSEDPGAVGPTGLAEKEVTLPMTKMVRDRLVKLGAKVVMTREGDDDLWPYQRVAQIDQTEPAIALSIHYNALPDSGDAINTAGVSTFWYNPQAQSLADFLQKYLVQKLNRPSDGVMWNNLALTRPTVAPSVLIELGYMINPEEFEWITNPQEQVKLADTLTAGIVEWFKTRQ; from the coding sequence ATGAAGCGTCATAGTTTAGCGGGATTGGGATCGCTGGTGATCGTGATGAGTTTGAGTCATGGAGCGATTGCTCATTCCATCCCCTCGGTAGCGCAAACGACTGCTGATCCGTTGGTAAATCCCGTGAAAAAGGTGAGCCAGACTATTCTGAAAGTGGTTTACCCGCGACCCAATCATAAGACCACAGCCAAGCAAATTTTTCTAATTGGGACAGCACCGCAGGGTGGTCAAGTATTGGTGAATGGTCAACCGATCAATCGCTCCAGCGGTGGACATTTTGCCCCGAGTTTGCCGTTACAAGTTGGTGTCAATGAATTTACGCTGCAATATGGTACACAAACGCTGAAGTTGAAAGTCACTCGCGAACAAAAGACAGCCGCTGTACCAACCGGTGCTAAGTTTGCGAAAGACTCTCTACAACCCACGGTCGATATTGCCCGGATGCCAGGGGAGAATATCTGTTTGGGGGCAATTACGGCGCCCAAAGCCCAAGTCAAAGCAACGATAGCGGGACAAAAACTGCAACTGCAACCCCAGCCAACGGTAATTTTGCCGAGCAATAAAGCCGTGCTCACGAACCAGGCAGAGGCGAAGGAATCGTTTGTCGGACAGTATCGCGGGTGTGTGCAACTGACAAAGCCCGGTGAAACTACAGTCGAATATACAACCCAACTCAAAAAGCAGCGCCGCAAAGCCAAGTCTAACGGCAAAGTTACGATTCTCAATCCGACCCAACTGGAAGTTGTTCAAGTCACGGCCGAAAATGGGGTCTCCCGGACTGGCCCTAGCACCAACTATTCACGCCTAACGCCTTTACCCAAGGGCACACGTGCCAGCGTCACCGGCAGCGAAGGCAAATGGCTACGGCTCGACTATGGCGCTTGGATCAAGCGTAAGGAAACCAAAACGATTAGCCAAGCGGTACCACCCCGTAGCATGATTCGCGGTGTAGTTTCCCGCCGTCGCGGTGATTGGACTGAGCTGGTATTTCCCTTGCAAACGGCGGTGCCGGTTGCCGTACAGCAGCATCCCCAGGAATTAGTCCTCTCGCTATACAACACCACGGCGCAGACCGATACGATTAAGCTGATTGATAGCCCCACGGTCGCCTATGTTAATTGGCAGCAGGCGACGCCCGATCGCATCGACTATCGCTTACAGCTAAAGCATCGCCAACAATGGGGCTATAAACTGCGCTATCAGGGCAGTAGTTTGATTCTGTCGCTGAAACATCCGCCGCAGCGGTTGGGCAATTCCCGTCAACCGCTAAAAGGAATCACAATTTTGTTAGATGCCGGACATGGCAGCTCGGAAGATCCTGGTGCCGTCGGTCCAACCGGACTGGCGGAGAAAGAAGTGACGCTACCGATGACGAAAATGGTGCGCGATCGGCTCGTCAAGTTGGGCGCAAAAGTCGTGATGACTCGCGAAGGTGATGATGACCTGTGGCCTTACCAACGTGTGGCGCAAATTGATCAAACGGAACCAGCGATTGCGCTGAGTATTCACTACAATGCGCTGCCGGATAGCGGTGATGCCATTAATACGGCGGGCGTTTCGACCTTTTGGTATAACCCGCAGGCTCAAAGCCTCGCTGACTTTTTGCAGAAATATTTGGTGCAGAAACTCAATCGCCCATCGGATGGCGTGATGTGGAATAACTTGGCCCTCACGCGACCAACTGTCGCCCCTTCGGTGCTAATTGAGCTGGGCTACATGATTAATCCCGAAGAATTTGAATGGATCACAAATCCCCAGGAACAAGTGAAATTGGCAGATACGCTAACAGCGGGCATTGTTGAATGGTTTAAAACCCGGCAGTAG
- a CDS encoding thiamine pyrophosphate-binding protein: protein MTTSTQWFRVADLEELPEGRVKTVVAGHKSIALTHYNGQYGALDNRCPHQGGPLGEGSIENGLLRCPWHGWDYCPLTGNPPGDLDVDDALETFPVESRSDGIYIGLPVEAPHVRTVTDVMAETMVNWGITHVFGMVGHSNLGLADALRRQAQQGKLTFIGIRHEGAGAFAASAYAKLTGKPAACLTIAGPGATNLLTGMWDAKVDRAPVLALTGQVNSQVLGTGNFQECDLSAAFSGVAAWSGTVLSHSKHGELMTLAVKHAILERNVSHLIFPDEIQIQPAAENTPASSPTGRITPLQIAPPPGALADAIAQLKQAKRPVIIVGHGARFNMPAVIEFAEMLNAPVLTTFKGKGQIADDHPLGCGVLGRSGTPIASWFMNESDLLVVLGASFSNHTGIYAGKPTIQVDFDPLALGKFHPVTVPVWGELSIVVDQLKTALTGQIISVDQRPEIAERWAIWRAEKLKREADDRGQGINSASIFAAMTRQVAVNAVISVDVGNNTYSFGRYFECTAQSVLMSGYLGSIGFAFPGAMGAWAAAGTTRQIVSVSGDGGFGQYMGDFNTAVKYGMNITHVLVNNSQLGKISKEQRAGEWDVWQTSLHNPNFAEYAQICGGFGIQVTSKAQLDAALRQALDYDGPAIVEILADAELI, encoded by the coding sequence ATGACGACATCGACTCAATGGTTTCGGGTCGCGGATCTGGAGGAACTGCCCGAAGGTCGGGTCAAAACCGTGGTTGCCGGTCATAAGAGCATTGCGCTGACCCATTACAACGGGCAATACGGTGCCTTAGATAATCGCTGTCCACACCAAGGCGGGCCATTGGGTGAAGGGTCGATCGAGAATGGCCTCTTGCGCTGTCCTTGGCACGGTTGGGACTATTGCCCCCTGACTGGCAACCCTCCCGGCGACTTGGATGTGGATGATGCACTGGAGACGTTTCCGGTGGAGTCGCGATCGGATGGCATTTACATCGGCTTACCGGTTGAAGCGCCCCACGTTCGCACGGTTACCGACGTGATGGCCGAAACCATGGTGAACTGGGGCATCACCCATGTCTTTGGTATGGTCGGGCACTCGAATCTGGGATTAGCTGATGCCCTGCGCCGTCAAGCCCAGCAAGGCAAATTGACGTTTATTGGAATTCGGCATGAGGGAGCCGGGGCCTTTGCCGCGTCGGCTTACGCCAAACTCACAGGCAAACCGGCGGCTTGTCTAACAATCGCAGGTCCTGGGGCCACCAACCTCCTGACGGGGATGTGGGATGCGAAGGTTGATCGTGCACCAGTCTTAGCCCTCACCGGTCAAGTCAATTCGCAGGTGTTGGGCACTGGGAATTTCCAAGAATGTGATCTTTCAGCGGCTTTCAGTGGGGTGGCCGCTTGGAGTGGCACGGTTTTGAGTCATAGCAAACATGGGGAGCTGATGACGCTGGCTGTTAAACACGCGATCCTTGAGCGCAATGTCTCTCATTTGATTTTTCCTGATGAAATTCAGATCCAGCCAGCGGCTGAAAATACTCCCGCATCCAGCCCGACGGGGCGGATTACCCCCTTACAAATCGCGCCACCGCCCGGGGCTTTAGCCGATGCGATTGCCCAACTCAAGCAAGCGAAACGCCCCGTCATCATCGTGGGACATGGTGCAAGATTTAACATGCCCGCGGTGATTGAATTCGCTGAAATGCTAAATGCACCAGTACTCACAACCTTCAAGGGCAAAGGCCAAATTGCCGATGATCATCCACTGGGGTGTGGGGTTTTGGGTCGGAGTGGGACACCGATCGCCAGTTGGTTTATGAATGAGTCCGATTTGTTGGTGGTACTAGGCGCATCCTTCTCAAACCATACGGGGATTTATGCCGGTAAACCAACAATTCAAGTTGATTTTGATCCGTTAGCCCTGGGCAAATTTCATCCGGTCACAGTCCCTGTTTGGGGTGAGCTGAGTATTGTGGTTGATCAGCTAAAAACGGCCTTAACGGGTCAAATAATTTCAGTTGATCAGCGACCCGAAATTGCCGAGCGCTGGGCAATTTGGCGGGCAGAAAAGCTTAAACGCGAAGCCGACGATCGCGGTCAGGGAATCAACTCCGCAAGTATCTTTGCGGCCATGACCAGGCAGGTGGCAGTCAATGCCGTAATTTCAGTGGATGTGGGCAACAATACCTACTCCTTTGGCCGCTATTTTGAATGTACCGCGCAGTCCGTCCTGATGTCGGGATATCTTGGTTCGATCGGTTTTGCTTTTCCTGGTGCGATGGGTGCTTGGGCCGCAGCCGGAACCACCCGTCAAATTGTTTCCGTTTCCGGTGATGGTGGCTTTGGACAATATATGGGCGATTTTAATACCGCCGTGAAATACGGCATGAATATCACCCATGTCCTGGTCAACAACAGTCAGCTCGGCAAAATTTCCAAGGAACAACGGGCCGGGGAATGGGATGTCTGGCAAACCTCATTGCATAATCCGAATTTCGCCGAATATGCCCAGATCTGTGGCGGATTTGGGATTCAAGTGACATCCAAAGCGCAACTTGATGCCGCGTTGCGCCAAGCCCTGGACTATGATGGACCGGCGATCGTCGAGATTCTTGCTGATGCCGAACTAATTTAG
- a CDS encoding divergent PAP2 family protein has product MPSFASILENRVLLVALAACLIAQGAKVIVELAQSRRLNFKVMAESGGMPSSHSALVTSLAFGVGVARGWNSVEFAIATVFAIIVMYDAAGVRQSSGKQAQLLNQVISELFQGDHHLTELRVKELLGHTPLQVIVGAILGAAIAGLVEVFLRG; this is encoded by the coding sequence ATGCCCTCCTTTGCCAGTATTTTGGAGAATCGTGTCCTGCTGGTGGCACTGGCCGCTTGTTTGATCGCTCAAGGTGCAAAAGTAATTGTCGAACTGGCCCAATCGCGCCGGTTGAATTTCAAAGTTATGGCGGAATCCGGTGGGATGCCGAGCTCCCATTCGGCCTTAGTGACATCGCTGGCCTTTGGGGTTGGCGTGGCGCGGGGCTGGAATAGTGTTGAGTTTGCGATCGCCACCGTTTTTGCGATTATTGTGATGTACGATGCGGCGGGCGTCAGACAGTCTTCCGGGAAGCAAGCACAGCTGCTCAATCAAGTGATTAGTGAGCTATTTCAAGGCGACCATCATCTGACTGAATTGCGGGTGAAGGAACTCCTGGGACACACACCCCTACAGGTTATCGTCGGGGCGATTTTAGGAGCGGCGATCGCGGGGTTAGTTGAAGTCTTTTTGCGTGGTTAG
- the crtE gene encoding geranylgeranyl diphosphate synthase CrtE has translation MVVASEKFNLKAYLAEKQALVEAGLDRCITVTYPETVSESMRYSLLAGGKRLRPILCLATAEMLGGTVESAMPTACALEMVHTMSLIHDDLPSMDNDDFRRGKPTNHKVYGEAVAILAGDGLLSYAFEYVAAQTKGVPTDRILKVVIQLGQAFHKLVCGQVVDLMSEGKSDMTPETLTYIHNHKTSALLEVSVLSGAILAGATDADQSKLLKYSKNIGLAFQIVDDILDITATTEELGKSAGKDLTAEKLTYPKLWGLDESRRQADKLVAEAKDIVSIYGEKSAPLMAIADYITARKN, from the coding sequence ATGGTAGTTGCTAGTGAAAAGTTTAATCTCAAGGCTTATTTAGCCGAAAAACAAGCATTGGTTGAGGCCGGTCTCGATCGATGTATCACTGTGACCTATCCCGAAACGGTCTCCGAATCCATGCGCTATTCGCTGTTGGCCGGTGGTAAGCGGCTGCGGCCGATTCTTTGTCTCGCCACAGCGGAAATGCTGGGCGGCACCGTTGAATCCGCGATGCCCACGGCCTGTGCCTTGGAAATGGTGCATACGATGTCGCTGATCCATGATGATTTGCCATCGATGGACAATGATGATTTTCGCCGGGGTAAACCGACTAACCACAAGGTTTACGGCGAAGCCGTCGCGATTTTGGCCGGTGATGGTTTACTGTCCTATGCGTTTGAATATGTGGCGGCGCAAACCAAAGGGGTGCCGACCGATCGCATCCTCAAAGTTGTGATTCAGCTGGGGCAGGCATTCCATAAGTTGGTATGTGGTCAAGTGGTGGATCTGATGTCAGAGGGCAAAAGCGACATGACGCCCGAAACCCTGACCTACATTCACAACCACAAAACGTCGGCTTTACTGGAAGTTTCGGTGTTGAGTGGGGCCATTCTGGCTGGGGCCACGGATGCTGACCAATCGAAGCTGCTGAAATACTCCAAAAATATTGGTTTGGCCTTCCAAATCGTCGATGATATTCTCGACATCACCGCCACGACCGAAGAATTGGGTAAATCGGCTGGAAAAGACTTGACGGCGGAGAAATTGACCTATCCGAAACTTTGGGGCCTGGATGAGTCACGACGACAGGCGGATAAATTGGTGGCAGAAGCCAAGGATATTGTGTCGATCTATGGTGAGAAATCCGCGCCCCTGATGGCGATCGCCGATTACATCACTGCGCGTAAGAACTAA